In Nothobranchius furzeri strain GRZ-AD chromosome 18, NfurGRZ-RIMD1, whole genome shotgun sequence, a single genomic region encodes these proteins:
- the si:ch211-67f24.7 gene encoding uncharacterized protein si:ch211-67f24.7 isoform X1 — protein sequence MKPQEAELVSEISKLQCMVTELKMGFTSTRLEISQIQHGDTYLREELEESRRSCQKKALRLEVLVESLREELGVMRGQIVQLNNKHGPQEEGKSATNQQRESSDPAEVVGDQSQPRCPPAYLSRGKLLLHCFLQGLKAGLNEGTDARHQVAMQLLHSEWEYVSTLKQLYDKYKTPAAHQMTVEPYQTYVRFVEQLLQRQILFRNTLQERLTAEHWKSLVGDILVQLIGQNDTAFSDMYLGYTTTLASFLSLEFNRLNQPEKTHKMQRGQMEREEMKLLSLLLAPVARIHSYLSHIQSLLQWTGKEHPDCSLLLGTERALRSILSHCHGILEKDVRWEEEAEPGQSSSCDAVVAASSGNYCTMSQQTRDKSNAAAQRDFKPTVRLTNGLDACHSMRLECWSCSPVRRKGCRTDQAALSQPAYDCGHAHCSLITPDIAGWGENSDSGQGTFSQLTGKCTNELKASHVNHGLEDCETDPDDTSAFDYSSVTSCSPDDTLRREMIDSNSGEEEEDSQVPVLLKPSYSLQQQEQQSKESPRERTVCLRWQIRRLTPHPPLGNPAGPYADGPTPCPVSSFGKRLVSVRKGSPPLHPKSAFRPIWDDPSKQADLAPEKDNRQGFLPIPTTERPNFQNFISSRENLRPMPSQQRGNRTAAVSSERLWNSEDSEGPCSTV from the exons ATGAAGCCTCAAGAGGCCGAGCTTGTCTCGGAAATCTCAAAG CTACAATGCATGGTGACAGAGTTGAAAATGGGCTTCACCAGCACCCGGCTGGAGATCAGCCAGATCCAACATGGAGACACTTACCTGagggaggagctggaggagagcAGAAGGAGCTGTCAGAAAAAAGCTCTTCGACTGGAGGTCCTGGTCGAATCACTGAGG GAAGAACTTGGAGTGATGAGGGGTCAAATCGTGCAGCTGAATAATAAACATGGACCTCAGGAGGAGGGAAAGAGTGCCACTAACCAACAGAGAGAAAG CAGTGATCCTGCAGAAGTAGTCGGTGACCAGAGTCAGCCCAGGTGTCCCCCAGCATACCTCTCCAGAGGAAAACTGCTTCTGCACTGCTTCCTGCAGGGTCTTAAAGCTGGACTGAATGAAGGCACGG ATGCTCGACATCAGGTGGCGATGCAGCTCCTTCATTCTGAGTGGGAATATGTTTCCACCCTAAAACAGCTGTATGATAAGTATAAAACACCAGCGGCTCACCAGATGACTGTGGAGCCATA TCAGACGTACGTGAGGTTTGTGGAGCAGCTGTTGCAGCGACAGATTCTCTTCAGAAACACCCTGCAGGAGCGATTGACTGCAGAACACTGGAAGTCTCTGGTTGGAGACATCCTGGTGCAGCTCATTGGTCAAAATGAT ACAGCTTTTTCTGACATGTACCTTGGATACACAACTACCCTGGCATCATTCCTCTCACTGGAGTTCAACAGACTCAATCAGCCTGAGAAAACCCATAAAATGCAG AGAGGTCAAATGGAGAGGGAAGAAATGAAACTTCTCTCTTTGTTGTTGGCACCTGTCGCTCGCATACACAGCTACCTGAGTCACATTCAG AGCCTGTTGCAGTGGACCGGTAAAGAGCATCCTGACTGCAGCCTGTTGTTGGGAACTGAGCGAGCACTGAGGAGCATTTTGTCCCATTGCCATGGGATCTTGGAGAAAGATGTTCGATGGGAGGAAGAAGCAGAGCCTGGACAAAG CAGTTCTTGTGACGCTGTGGTGGCTGCGTCTTCTGGAAACTATTGCACAATGAGCCAGCAGACAAGAGACAAGTCAAATGCTGCTGCTCAGAG AGATTTCAAGCCGACTGTCCGCCTAACCAATGGCCTGGATGCCTGCCACTCAATGCGCCTGGAGTGCTGGTCCTGCAGCCCAGTGAGGAGGAAGGGCTGCAGAACAGACCAAGCTGCTCTGAGCCAGCCAGCCTATGACTGTGGCCATGCACACTGCTCTCTCATCACCCCAGATATTGCAGGATGGGGAGAGAACAGCGACTCAGGACAGGGCACCTTCAGCCAGCTCACAGGGAAATGCACCAACGAACTGAAGGCTTCACATGTGAACCATGGCCTTGAGGACTGTGAGACAGACCCCGATGACACTTCAGCTTTCGACTACTCCTCTGTCACCTCCTGCAGCCCCGATGACACCCTGCGCAGGGAGATGATAGATAGCAATAGTggtgaggaggaagaagacaGCCAGGTGCCTGTGCTGCTTAAGCCATCGTACAGcctacagcagcaggagcagcagtcCAAGGAATCTCCCAGAGAAAGAACTGTGTGTCTGAGGTGGCAGATTCGCAGACTGACCCCACATCCTCCTCTTGGGAACCCTGCAGGGCCGTATGCAGATGGACCCACGCCGTGTCCCGTCAGCTCTTTTGGGAAAAGATTAGTCAGCGTCAGGAAAGGATCACCCCCTCTCCACCCAAAAAGTGCCTTCAGGCCCATTTGGGATGATCCGTCGAAGCAG GCTGATTTAGCTCCAGAGAAGGACAACAGACAAGGGTTCTTACCAATTCCAACTACAGAGCGGCCAAACTTTCAGAACTTTATCTCCAGCAGGGAGAATCTAAG GCCCATGCCAAGTCAGCAGCGAGGGAACCGTACAGCAGCCGTAAGCAGTGAGAGACTGTGGAACAGCGAGGACAGCGAGGGACCATGCAGCACCGTTTGA
- the si:ch211-67f24.7 gene encoding uncharacterized protein si:ch211-67f24.7 isoform X3, translated as MKPQEAELVSEISKLQCMVTELKMGFTSTRLEISQIQHGDTYLREELEESRRSCQKKALRLEVLVESLREELGVMRGQIVQLNNKHGPQEEGKSATNQQRESSDPAEVVGDQSQPRCPPAYLSRGKLLLHCFLQGLKAGLNEGTDARHQVAMQLLHSEWEYVSTLKQLYDKYKTPAAHQMTVEPYQTYVRFVEQLLQRQILFRNTLQERLTAEHWKSLVGDILVQLIGQNDTAFSDMYLGYTTTLASFLSLEFNRLNQPEKTHKMQRGQMEREEMKLLSLLLAPVARIHSYLSHIQSLLQWTGKEHPDCSLLLGTERALRSILSHCHGILEKDVRWEEEAEPGQSSCDAVVAASSGNYCTMSQQTRDKSNAAAQRDFKPTVRLTNGLDACHSMRLECWSCSPVRRKGCRTDQAALSQPAYDCGHAHCSLITPDIAGWGENSDSGQGTFSQLTGKCTNELKASHVNHGLEDCETDPDDTSAFDYSSVTSCSPDDTLRREMIDSNSGEEEEDSQVPVLLKPSYSLQQQEQQSKESPRERTVCLRWQIRRLTPHPPLGNPAGPYADGPTPCPVSSFGKRLVSVRKGSPPLHPKSAFRPIWDDPSKQADLAPEKDNRQGFLPIPTTERPNFQNFISSRENLRPMPSQQRGNRTAAVSSERLWNSEDSEGPCSTV; from the exons ATGAAGCCTCAAGAGGCCGAGCTTGTCTCGGAAATCTCAAAG CTACAATGCATGGTGACAGAGTTGAAAATGGGCTTCACCAGCACCCGGCTGGAGATCAGCCAGATCCAACATGGAGACACTTACCTGagggaggagctggaggagagcAGAAGGAGCTGTCAGAAAAAAGCTCTTCGACTGGAGGTCCTGGTCGAATCACTGAGG GAAGAACTTGGAGTGATGAGGGGTCAAATCGTGCAGCTGAATAATAAACATGGACCTCAGGAGGAGGGAAAGAGTGCCACTAACCAACAGAGAGAAAG CAGTGATCCTGCAGAAGTAGTCGGTGACCAGAGTCAGCCCAGGTGTCCCCCAGCATACCTCTCCAGAGGAAAACTGCTTCTGCACTGCTTCCTGCAGGGTCTTAAAGCTGGACTGAATGAAGGCACGG ATGCTCGACATCAGGTGGCGATGCAGCTCCTTCATTCTGAGTGGGAATATGTTTCCACCCTAAAACAGCTGTATGATAAGTATAAAACACCAGCGGCTCACCAGATGACTGTGGAGCCATA TCAGACGTACGTGAGGTTTGTGGAGCAGCTGTTGCAGCGACAGATTCTCTTCAGAAACACCCTGCAGGAGCGATTGACTGCAGAACACTGGAAGTCTCTGGTTGGAGACATCCTGGTGCAGCTCATTGGTCAAAATGAT ACAGCTTTTTCTGACATGTACCTTGGATACACAACTACCCTGGCATCATTCCTCTCACTGGAGTTCAACAGACTCAATCAGCCTGAGAAAACCCATAAAATGCAG AGAGGTCAAATGGAGAGGGAAGAAATGAAACTTCTCTCTTTGTTGTTGGCACCTGTCGCTCGCATACACAGCTACCTGAGTCACATTCAG AGCCTGTTGCAGTGGACCGGTAAAGAGCATCCTGACTGCAGCCTGTTGTTGGGAACTGAGCGAGCACTGAGGAGCATTTTGTCCCATTGCCATGGGATCTTGGAGAAAGATGTTCGATGGGAGGAAGAAGCAGAGCCTGGACAAAG TTCTTGTGACGCTGTGGTGGCTGCGTCTTCTGGAAACTATTGCACAATGAGCCAGCAGACAAGAGACAAGTCAAATGCTGCTGCTCAGAG AGATTTCAAGCCGACTGTCCGCCTAACCAATGGCCTGGATGCCTGCCACTCAATGCGCCTGGAGTGCTGGTCCTGCAGCCCAGTGAGGAGGAAGGGCTGCAGAACAGACCAAGCTGCTCTGAGCCAGCCAGCCTATGACTGTGGCCATGCACACTGCTCTCTCATCACCCCAGATATTGCAGGATGGGGAGAGAACAGCGACTCAGGACAGGGCACCTTCAGCCAGCTCACAGGGAAATGCACCAACGAACTGAAGGCTTCACATGTGAACCATGGCCTTGAGGACTGTGAGACAGACCCCGATGACACTTCAGCTTTCGACTACTCCTCTGTCACCTCCTGCAGCCCCGATGACACCCTGCGCAGGGAGATGATAGATAGCAATAGTggtgaggaggaagaagacaGCCAGGTGCCTGTGCTGCTTAAGCCATCGTACAGcctacagcagcaggagcagcagtcCAAGGAATCTCCCAGAGAAAGAACTGTGTGTCTGAGGTGGCAGATTCGCAGACTGACCCCACATCCTCCTCTTGGGAACCCTGCAGGGCCGTATGCAGATGGACCCACGCCGTGTCCCGTCAGCTCTTTTGGGAAAAGATTAGTCAGCGTCAGGAAAGGATCACCCCCTCTCCACCCAAAAAGTGCCTTCAGGCCCATTTGGGATGATCCGTCGAAGCAG GCTGATTTAGCTCCAGAGAAGGACAACAGACAAGGGTTCTTACCAATTCCAACTACAGAGCGGCCAAACTTTCAGAACTTTATCTCCAGCAGGGAGAATCTAAG GCCCATGCCAAGTCAGCAGCGAGGGAACCGTACAGCAGCCGTAAGCAGTGAGAGACTGTGGAACAGCGAGGACAGCGAGGGACCATGCAGCACCGTTTGA
- the si:ch211-67f24.7 gene encoding uncharacterized protein si:ch211-67f24.7 isoform X2 — protein sequence MKPQEAELVSEISKLQCMVTELKMGFTSTRLEISQIQHGDTYLREELEESRRSCQKKALRLEVLVESLREELGVMRGQIVQLNNKHGPQEEGKSATNQQRESDPAEVVGDQSQPRCPPAYLSRGKLLLHCFLQGLKAGLNEGTDARHQVAMQLLHSEWEYVSTLKQLYDKYKTPAAHQMTVEPYQTYVRFVEQLLQRQILFRNTLQERLTAEHWKSLVGDILVQLIGQNDTAFSDMYLGYTTTLASFLSLEFNRLNQPEKTHKMQRGQMEREEMKLLSLLLAPVARIHSYLSHIQSLLQWTGKEHPDCSLLLGTERALRSILSHCHGILEKDVRWEEEAEPGQSSSCDAVVAASSGNYCTMSQQTRDKSNAAAQRDFKPTVRLTNGLDACHSMRLECWSCSPVRRKGCRTDQAALSQPAYDCGHAHCSLITPDIAGWGENSDSGQGTFSQLTGKCTNELKASHVNHGLEDCETDPDDTSAFDYSSVTSCSPDDTLRREMIDSNSGEEEEDSQVPVLLKPSYSLQQQEQQSKESPRERTVCLRWQIRRLTPHPPLGNPAGPYADGPTPCPVSSFGKRLVSVRKGSPPLHPKSAFRPIWDDPSKQADLAPEKDNRQGFLPIPTTERPNFQNFISSRENLRPMPSQQRGNRTAAVSSERLWNSEDSEGPCSTV from the exons ATGAAGCCTCAAGAGGCCGAGCTTGTCTCGGAAATCTCAAAG CTACAATGCATGGTGACAGAGTTGAAAATGGGCTTCACCAGCACCCGGCTGGAGATCAGCCAGATCCAACATGGAGACACTTACCTGagggaggagctggaggagagcAGAAGGAGCTGTCAGAAAAAAGCTCTTCGACTGGAGGTCCTGGTCGAATCACTGAGG GAAGAACTTGGAGTGATGAGGGGTCAAATCGTGCAGCTGAATAATAAACATGGACCTCAGGAGGAGGGAAAGAGTGCCACTAACCAACAGAGAGAAAG TGATCCTGCAGAAGTAGTCGGTGACCAGAGTCAGCCCAGGTGTCCCCCAGCATACCTCTCCAGAGGAAAACTGCTTCTGCACTGCTTCCTGCAGGGTCTTAAAGCTGGACTGAATGAAGGCACGG ATGCTCGACATCAGGTGGCGATGCAGCTCCTTCATTCTGAGTGGGAATATGTTTCCACCCTAAAACAGCTGTATGATAAGTATAAAACACCAGCGGCTCACCAGATGACTGTGGAGCCATA TCAGACGTACGTGAGGTTTGTGGAGCAGCTGTTGCAGCGACAGATTCTCTTCAGAAACACCCTGCAGGAGCGATTGACTGCAGAACACTGGAAGTCTCTGGTTGGAGACATCCTGGTGCAGCTCATTGGTCAAAATGAT ACAGCTTTTTCTGACATGTACCTTGGATACACAACTACCCTGGCATCATTCCTCTCACTGGAGTTCAACAGACTCAATCAGCCTGAGAAAACCCATAAAATGCAG AGAGGTCAAATGGAGAGGGAAGAAATGAAACTTCTCTCTTTGTTGTTGGCACCTGTCGCTCGCATACACAGCTACCTGAGTCACATTCAG AGCCTGTTGCAGTGGACCGGTAAAGAGCATCCTGACTGCAGCCTGTTGTTGGGAACTGAGCGAGCACTGAGGAGCATTTTGTCCCATTGCCATGGGATCTTGGAGAAAGATGTTCGATGGGAGGAAGAAGCAGAGCCTGGACAAAG CAGTTCTTGTGACGCTGTGGTGGCTGCGTCTTCTGGAAACTATTGCACAATGAGCCAGCAGACAAGAGACAAGTCAAATGCTGCTGCTCAGAG AGATTTCAAGCCGACTGTCCGCCTAACCAATGGCCTGGATGCCTGCCACTCAATGCGCCTGGAGTGCTGGTCCTGCAGCCCAGTGAGGAGGAAGGGCTGCAGAACAGACCAAGCTGCTCTGAGCCAGCCAGCCTATGACTGTGGCCATGCACACTGCTCTCTCATCACCCCAGATATTGCAGGATGGGGAGAGAACAGCGACTCAGGACAGGGCACCTTCAGCCAGCTCACAGGGAAATGCACCAACGAACTGAAGGCTTCACATGTGAACCATGGCCTTGAGGACTGTGAGACAGACCCCGATGACACTTCAGCTTTCGACTACTCCTCTGTCACCTCCTGCAGCCCCGATGACACCCTGCGCAGGGAGATGATAGATAGCAATAGTggtgaggaggaagaagacaGCCAGGTGCCTGTGCTGCTTAAGCCATCGTACAGcctacagcagcaggagcagcagtcCAAGGAATCTCCCAGAGAAAGAACTGTGTGTCTGAGGTGGCAGATTCGCAGACTGACCCCACATCCTCCTCTTGGGAACCCTGCAGGGCCGTATGCAGATGGACCCACGCCGTGTCCCGTCAGCTCTTTTGGGAAAAGATTAGTCAGCGTCAGGAAAGGATCACCCCCTCTCCACCCAAAAAGTGCCTTCAGGCCCATTTGGGATGATCCGTCGAAGCAG GCTGATTTAGCTCCAGAGAAGGACAACAGACAAGGGTTCTTACCAATTCCAACTACAGAGCGGCCAAACTTTCAGAACTTTATCTCCAGCAGGGAGAATCTAAG GCCCATGCCAAGTCAGCAGCGAGGGAACCGTACAGCAGCCGTAAGCAGTGAGAGACTGTGGAACAGCGAGGACAGCGAGGGACCATGCAGCACCGTTTGA